TTTTAGTGGGTGCATCGGGCTTCATTTTTCTATCCACGAAATCTAATGATGTTCTAGCAAACTAGACAAACCGTACCCCACTTAGGTAAATGGGctaactgaaaatgaaaatgtagacGTGTATTCATAATAACTGAAGAAATGAAAAAGAACTGCTGATACAAGCTACCTCGTGATTGTCTAATATCATTTCATTTCAGGTAAAATGTCTATCACTTGGTTTGGACCGTCGCCTAGAGTGACCATTACCAAGCCCGCACTGGTGCGAGAAGTACTGTCCAACAAGTCCGGCGACTTTGAGAAGCTCAAGTTGGGCCGACTTCAGAGGATGTTGCACAATGGCATTGGTAGCCACGAGGGCGAGAAATGGGCCAAGCACCGGAGGATCATCAACCCTGCCTTCCATCTCGAGAAGCTCAAGgtgatttattatttatttttggtTGGGTCATTGACATGGCGGCAGACTGGCATTGGTTGGTTCCAGGGAGTGACAAAATTGGTGTTCAATTTTCAGCGCATGTTGCCAGCTTTCGCTGCATGTTGCACCGACCTGGTGGACAGATGGGAAGGCCTAGCCGCGGGTGACGCGCCATGCGAGGTAGATGTCTGGCCCGACATGCAGAACCTGACAGGGGATGTCATCTCTCGCGCTGCCTTTGGCAGCAGCTACCTGGAGGGCCGGAGGATCTTCCAGCTCCAGGGGGAGCAGATCGAGCTCGCCGTGCTCGCCATGAACAAGATACATATCCCTGGTTATTTGTGAGTTCTCTGTCTGCGATTACTCTCCTTCTGCACGTACATCGATCAATGGTGCAAATTTGGGTTTTTCCTACGGCACTGCGCTGCAGACTCTGTCCTGATACATTATTGTATGTCCAGGTTCTTCCCAACAAAAGCCAACCGAAGGATGAGGCAGATCGCTGCCGAGATCGAGAGGATCCTCAAGGGCATCATCGCGAAAAGAGAGAACGCCTTGAGGGCCGGCCAAGCCACGAGCGACGATCTTCTCGGGCTGCTGCTGGAGTCCAACATGGCACACACCAGGGCGGGCGGCAATTCCAAGGCCGGCATCACGACCGACGACGTGATCGGAGAGTGCAAGCTATTCTACTTCGCCGGCATGGAGACCACGTCGGTGCTGCTCACGTGGACGATGATCGTCCTCTGCATGCACCCGGAGTGGCAGGACCGCGCCAGGGAGGAGGTTCTGCATGTCTTCGGCGACCGCACGCCGGATTACGACGGGCTAAGTCGCCTGAGAATTGTGACCATGGTGCTGTACGAGGTGCTGCGGCTATACACGCCGCTGACGGCGCTCCAGCGCAAGACGTACAGGCCGACGGAGCTCGGCGGCGTCAGGTACCCGGCGGGCGTGGTGCTTATGCTGCCGTTGTTGAGCGTCCACCACGACAAGGAGGTTTGGGGCGCGGACGCCCATGAGTTCAGGCCGGAGAGGTTCTCCGAGGGGATCTCCAAGGCGTCCGTCGACGCGCCGGCCTTCTTCCCGTTCGGCTGGGGCCCGCGGATCTGCGTCGGCCAGAGCTTCGCACTGCTCGAGGCTAAAATGGGGCTCGCCATGATCCTGCAGCGCTTCTCCTTCGACCTCTCGCCGTCCTACACACACGCGCCCTTCACCGTTGGCCTGCTGCAGCCTGAGCACGGCGCGCAGGTCAGGCTCAAGAGGCTTCACTGAGCTACAGTACATATTACAAAATCAGTTGATCTGCATGTACAGCATAATGGTGGATTCTAAGACTAACTAACGCACTCAAGACTCAACTACGTGTAAAAGGCCTGCTTGTGTATTGACTTTAGATGGAAGTCGGTTGTATCAGATGACTGGAGTTTCTCGACCAACGGTCAAATTTTCATTTGGAGAAACACTATATATCTTTCTTTTTTTTAACCATGCGAAACACTATTTCTTTTCTGAAAAATAACAAATCTATTATAAAGATGGTAAACATTTCTGACCGGCGGACCGGCCGAAACTTGAGCCGGTCGCGCGCGGTGCGTACGATAAAGAGAGATCGAACGCTCGGTGCTCTCCCCATATCACAACACTCGGTGCTATCCTTACCTATCCATGCATCGATCTATCCCTCCTTCTGTTTCTTTCCCCACCAAGCTCTTCTCCTTTCTCCGCCATGGCCACCACCACCCACCCCGGTACCCACCTCCCCTTTCTGTCCTTGTGGNNNNNNNNNNNNNNNNNNNNNNNNNNNNNNNNNNNNNNNNNNNNNNNNNNNNNNNNNNNNNNNNNNNNNNNNNNNNNNNNNNNNNNNNNNNNNNNNNNNNNNNNNNNNNNNNNNNNNNNNNNNNNNNNNNNNNNNNNNNNNNNNNNNNNNNNNNNNNNNNNNNNNNNNNNNNNNNNNNNNNNNNNNNNNNNNNNNNNNNNNNNNNNNNNNNNNNNNNNNNNNNNNNNNNNNNNNNNNNNNNNNNNNNNNNNNNNNNNNNNNNNNNNNNNNNNNNNNNNNNNNNNNNNNNNNNNNNNNNNNNNNNNNNNNNNNNNNNNNNNNNNNNNNNNNNNNNNNNNNNNNNNNCCACTTTTGTGCCTTGCGGAGTTCAGCGATGCTGGAACCAGCGGCCATGATTGATCGCAACTAACAACCGCCACGGTGGAGACAGGAAAGCTCCAGTGCTGCAATAGGATTTTTTTTCTTGGAACCGGAGTCCAAGGATGCTCGAACCAGAGGTTGGAACCAGCAGCTGCCGGCCGCGAAGACGACAGACTCTGGTGCTGCAATCATtgtttttttttgctggaaccaagtGGGAGGAAAGCTGCAACCACTATTGGCCGGCAAATTTTTTGCTGGTACCGGCAAGATTTTTTGTTGCGAGGACAGGTGAGAGTTTTTGGTGTGACCGGCAACGGCGACGTGTTTTTTGCTAGAACCGACAATATTTTTTGCTGGAATTAGCATAATTATTTGCTGgaatcggttagttcgtttgctgctTTAACTTTTTTGTGCTGGAACCATTGTTAATTATGGCTGGAATCGGCTACTGTTTTTGCTTCAACTGACCAGCGGGAGATTTCTGTCTGCTGAGTTTTTCCGCTGGAACACGATGGTTCTAGTCGACGGCGAGCCGGTGCCAGCGCCACAAGAGATATTACAACATGGTGGTGACCACGAGCTAGAACCGGCGGGCGTCAGAGTTGCGACGATGGGAGGAGGCAAGCTGGAAGAGCATGTTGCAACCGAGGCAAGGGACCACCGCGAGCTCACCGGCGGTGGCTGGTCACCTATGCGTCCATGGCTGGGGGCCGGTGGCTCGCTGCCCCCGTCCTCTTCCCATAAAGGGGTGTGTTGGCCTGATGTGTTTGGGAAAAGTCAAAGGTATGTGAGAGTTAGAGGTTGAGGATGAAGTGGGAGACTAGATCTCGTGGTTAGAAATTGCCACACCGGACGCACGGGATAGGACCGGCTGAAAATTAGGTCGGTGCACCGGCACCTATCACTGTCCAACTATAAAAATTCACCTAAAGTATAAAGCAttttaaacataataaaaattatgtCGAGTCTATGGACCAACGAACGACTATTGTCGCGTCAGAACGAGCCGCCAACACGTTACTGTTGTCGCTCCCATACCGAAGCCCGACTGACCTGGTTGATGACAGCCCACAATATATCTTACAATTTAGATGCATACACACACCCTACCACCAAACGACATACTGCCGTGGAGTTTCAAGATGTGCCACACTATCGACAGGAATCGATGTCACCTGCCATTGAAGTAATCCGCTTAAAAAAAATCAGCTAAAACGAGACAAACAGAATGTCGGACCAAGGGTTTGATCTCTCGTTGTTGGGGTACAACAACCCATCTTAGCTATTCCCTCTGTTCATTtttataagtcgtttcagacaactaaaATTGACCTATTTTGCATGATGTCTGAAATCCTATAaagacttataaaagtgaacagagggagtaccaatCATGGCTTGGTTCTTAGTGATCAAAATTATTATTGCCGTGGAAACAACAAAATAATAGAAGGTATGCCATTGTTAGTACTCAAGAAGTAAATTAGTGGGGCATGTACGGAAGACCTTATAGCGGAAGTCACCATACGCTGAACACGAATAGGTCTAATGGCCTCATTGAACATGAATTGCTTtgtgttagagaaacgatgagagaCGTGTAGCCACATCCTAAGCTTCCCCTCTCTTGATGATCTGAGCCTTACAAGATCTCTGGAAGTATACTGTATGTCAATATATTTTTTCCTTACTTGACGCAAAATTGCAAACGTAAGAACATGACGTCGAACATATGTATTGACATAATTTTGTGGTTTACTTTGCTATGACTCacatcttgtgtttattttgctgtTTTTTTCGTCTTGAGTCAACATGCATGTAACTATTTGTATATCAAACGTAAATTTCAAATTTAGAGACTTGGGAAAACTAACTTATGTTGCACCCTTGGGActgagtatgtatatatgtatttaTGTTTGTATTGAGTCATTAAACTTTACTAAGTGCAAAGTCGCACCTTCGAGATACTCTCACGAGAGACACACAATATCATAACACAAAGAAACTTAAACCGCACTTCAATTGTCAATATGTAGTTCCCCATGCTTCCTATATCTAGAAGTGTCCAAGGCGAGCCAATGATAAGAAGTAATTATCAAAATCTATTTCACCAATATGGTCATCATTGGTGACCCCTATTGTACTAACAAGTGGCTAGCACTTCCAGCTCATAGTTAGTATCTTTATATGCTTTTGGTGAATCCAAGATTCACATTGAGTTCAAGAAACATGTACTATGTAGAAGGACACATCCAAATTAAATAGAGATAAATTCAATCTAAAGATACTAGATCAAATATCAAAGTTTCCCACTCCTTCCAACCTATTCCTCAAATTTTCCACCTCCCCGGTACTTGCAAGTATTCCTACACTTCCAAGTTTGTAGCAAAGTGAAATAGTAAAGTAAAAGTAGCAATTTTGATGAAGATTTcagtaatggagaatagacccagagGGCCATAGGTTAACAGTGGGAACTCCCTCGAAACAAGtaagtggtgtggtgaacaaattactattgggcagcgATGAAATTGCAATATTTATATTtatgactatgatcattcatgATATAGTCTCATATAGGCATTACGTGTTGATAAGTCGTTAATCCAACTGCATCTATGAGAAATCTCAAAGGTatatataattttctattgtttcatgctattatattatcacttttatatactccctccgtccgagaaAAGTTGTCTCCAGGGcaattttacagaaaacccctctcCAAACTCCCGACACAACCCACACTCCTTGTCTTCTCCAGTCGATGCTCCACCGCTCCGACACAGGCACATGGACGCCGGAGCTCCCCTGCGCCGCGCTTCTCCCCTGCTCTCCCGCGcgtcctccaccgccgccccagctaCCTCCTCCGTCGCTCCATTTTGCCCCGCACAGCTCTCCGGCCTCCCGAATCTCCCCTCTTTCACCCCAAaaattgcttcttcttcctcccgccatGTCTCTTGCTCGCGCCCACCCCCTCCCTCCTAGCGTTAAAGGAAGAAGCGTGGCCAGCCCTCGGCCTGATGGCCAGCGACACGGTCTTCCCGCCCCCGCCTCCCCACGGTACCGCAGCTCCGACCCCTGTGGCATGGGACGAGGCCGCAATGGCGCGACAGGAGACGGTGGCCAAGGAGTCGTCTGCGCAGGCGATGAGCCAGATCGTGTCCAGCTGCGCCAAGTCGAGCGACCTGGTCGTGGCCGTCGTCGACGCCAACGCCATCATCTCTGGCGGCCCCATGCTCGCCTCCACCGCGGGCCGACTGGTCAATGTGCTCGAGATCCTCAAGGAGGTGCGCGACGCCGCATCGCACCGGAGACTCATGCTCCTACCCACCCCCGCCGTGACTGTCGAGCCCGCCCCTGAGTTTGTCAAGAGAGGTCGAATGTTTACTTTAGCCGGCCCAGACCTCGTACTGCTGTTTTCACCTGCTAAATAGAGCTTAAGCTCTGCACTTTCATGGACTGAAGTTCATTTTACTCATTATGCTTCTTTCTTTTTCTATAGGAAACAACGAAAACTTTTGTGCATGGAGTAATTGGGATCTGAAAAAAATTACAAATCAAGTTTAGCTCCAGAATGCTCCAAATCATTTGATCAAGTCTAGCTCTTTGCAGTGTTGTATTCTATAGGGCCAGCTCGAACCGTGTGCACCAAGAAGAAGGCCAGCTCGAACCAACAGGATGCCTGCAAAACGATTTCGAACAAGGTGCGTGTAGTTAGCAGGTTAGTTGCTCATGTATGTGTAGATAGAGGTATGAgtagctaaattcagaaactttcctaCACTAGGCACTGTAAACTTCCAGTACACACAATTCAATTATCTTTTTAGTAGGAAAATTTTAGTAACAAATTTCAGAAGCTTGGATTTTCAAGGTAAATCTAACTATGCTTGAAACTGAAATTTAAAATGGGTATGCAGTAAATTATTATTTTAAATGCTCCAAGCTAATCCAAGTACTGAATTACTCCTTGCTGGGGGACATTTCCAAGAAATAATGAATGAACTTCTTCCTTTTCAAGAAAATCTTTACCTGTAAATCCAAGCTAATCCAAGTAAATTTGTGGCTTATCAAACTCCAGAAACTAATCTAATGGGTGCAATCTCTGCTTCCTTCCTTCCATGGCTTTCATTTGGTGAAATAATGAATGAACTTCTTCCTTTTCAATAAATCTTTACCTATAAATATCTGAATATTTTTGCACAAGTACAGTTGCAGTGGACTGCACAAGTACTTAAATGCTCCAAGAAGAAGAATAATTGTAATACTCCATTTGTAAGAAGAAGCATATGGTTTAGATTATTCTTCTTCTTACAAATTGATAGATTGTGAACTGAAATTATTTGGAAATAAGATAGCACTTGAGATAAGATAGCAATTGATCTAGCTGATTGTAATTTTCATCACACCATTCTGTACATGATCCATGTGTTCCATGTAAATTCAGATTAACTGATTCAAGCAGGTGAGTTGCTGCCCGCTTTTGACAGGGGCCGACAAATTAGCAGTATAAAGTTGAAGTCATACACATGACACAATATATGACACATGACATACACATGACATACTCCTATCATTTCTTTTCCTTTCCGTATATactccttcccctttccttttcCTGAGCTCTATTCCCCTTGTTCTATAATGGCCATCGTGTCAGTAATTAGCTCTGCACTGCAATATACACCAGTTATTTCCTCTCCACCATTTTGTAGACGGTCCTTGTGTAGATGCGGCAGCTTGTAGGTATTTCCTCCTTGATCTTTCATGACTTCAACCATTACTGCTTGTAGTGTGATAAAGCTTTTGAACAACTTATGTGCATCATAATTCTCAAACTCCTCCTCTACACCATGTACCAACTCCTGGATATTCATAGGTGCTCTGCAGTTGGTTAGGGATTGGAGGGAGCGGTGAAAACAAAGGTCTAAAACATTAAGCTCGGGGATGTTAGGCGGTTGCTGTAACAGTCGAATGTCTAGATCCGTTTGTTGCATAGCTTCCAAAAAACCTGCATCATTAGGTAGGTCATGTGGTCTCGCATTATCTTGTTGGATGAAAATTGTTGTGCCCACATCTCCGCAGGGCCACTTGTCTTgtattgtagggataactttattgatCAGGTAATCTCTATAGACGAGCATGGTTACTTTCACTAATTTCATCTCTATCGTTCCTCGATCTCTGTTTTGGTTGGTTCTTTGCGCCTCAGTCTCTAACACGAACACCCAAGTGCTACTTTTTCCATCAAATGTTAGTTCCCCATCGTCGGTTGTAACGCCCcacatgtaacctgccatatttgtattccaactcttgccatttttggcactaagttatgatattcctccTTGTTGGGTTTCGTCTCCGTGttacttttgtctttgtcatgcttctcatatcgtgtcatcatgtgcatgacatttgcatacgtgttcgtctcatgcatccgagcatttccccgttgtccattttgcattccggcgctcctatgtcctccggtgtccccttttacctcttttcgtgtgctggtgttaaatgttctcggattggaccgagacttgccaagcggccttggtttactaccggtagaccgcctgtcaagtttcgtgccatttggacttcgtttgatactccaatggttaaccgaggaaccgaaaaggcctcgtgtgtgttgcagtccaacacccctccaaagtggcctaaaacccacctaaacccccccatcatctcggtcgttcaatcacgatcgcgtggccgaaaaccgtgctcaatttggagcctcctagctccctctacctataaatatagacccccctccgaaatttcgggcgaaaccctaacctctccctctcctcgcgctgccGGACGAAAAGCCGTTGTCCGGACGTGTTCGTTCCCGCCGCTGCCGCCACATGGCACCTTCCCATTCGCCGCCGCTCGCGCCCCACTTCGCCGGCCCGCCGAGGCCCGGGTCGGGCCCTCCCTGgcccgcgcgcccgccgccgccttcgcccacccatgcctcgaccccgccgccttcgctcgccgcgccgccgcctgccatcCTTGCCGACGAGCGCCGCTTCCTCGGTCGCCGCGCCGCCAGCCCTGCGCCTCTCCGCTCCACTCGTCGTCCCGTCGCCGACTCGTCGCTccccgtcgtcgccggcgacatccccggccggatccgcctcctcccctcaactccggcgagctccttcgagctccggccgccgccccgcactGTTCTGGCGAACCTCGATACGCATGcacgaaccctagatccagatctgggaggttgacctcatttttttcctaagtcccagtaatttttagcatacttcatcgcatcataactttgcatccatggctccgttttgggcgtgtagcatatcaaattgttcgtctcgatgtgtacttcatttcattccattgcaccatgttcatttgagttcatcttgatgccctaaatgcagttgcaagagtgctatataatgttagtgtCTGCTTCTTAACAGATGTtggtcatttgtcatttttgccatgtttaatgtgtggctcctatgaacttgagccctacat
The Triticum dicoccoides isolate Atlit2015 ecotype Zavitan chromosome 3A, WEW_v2.0, whole genome shotgun sequence genome window above contains:
- the LOC119268443 gene encoding cytochrome P450 72A14-like, whose amino-acid sequence is MGSPVSFPRELLYVVAGATIAWCAVRALEWAWWRPRRLDRALRSQGLRGTAYRSVAGDAPLAERLNEDARARSMPLGCHDVVPRAMPLFHQTMKEHGKMSITWFGPSPRVTITKPALVREVLSNKSGDFEKLKLGRLQRMLHNGIGSHEGEKWAKHRRIINPAFHLEKLKRMLPAFAACCTDLVDRWEGLAAGDAPCEVDVWPDMQNLTGDVISRAAFGSSYLEGRRIFQLQGEQIELAVLAMNKIHIPGYLFFPTKANRRMRQIAAEIERILKGIIAKRENALRAGQATSDDLLGLLLESNMAHTRAGGNSKAGITTDDVIGECKLFYFAGMETTSVLLTWTMIVLCMHPEWQDRAREEVLHVFGDRTPDYDGLSRLRIVTMVLYEVLRLYTPLTALQRKTYRPTELGGVRYPAGVVLMLPLLSVHHDKEVWGADAHEFRPERFSEGISKASVDAPAFFPFGWGPRICVGQSFALLEAKMGLAMILQRFSFDLSPSYTHAPFTVGLLQPEHGAQVRLKRLH